A window of Candidatus Krumholzibacteriota bacterium genomic DNA:
CCGGGCCGTGGGAGACCGGTGGCGCGTGGAGTTGAGGGAGGATGCGCCCGCCGATGGGAGCGGCGAGGATGCGCCGCCGCCGATACTCGCCGGCGGCGTGGACTACGAGTTGAAGAAGATGGAGGAGAAGGAGGGTGTTCCCTGCGCTCGGCTCCGGCTGCGCACGAAGGTAAAGATTCACCGCCCAACGGAGGACGGCATCTTCGTCGCGGAGGGATCGGGCGATGCGAAGGTCTGGATCGCCCTGGAAGGCGGCTACCTCGTGTCGCTGGAGAGCGAATTCGCCGTAGAGGGAGAGGAGACGATCGAACTCTATTCGGGACACACGGAAGAGCGGGATCGGGCGGTCACGTACTGGGTCGAATCGTCCCTGAAGCGGTGACGGGAAGGTCGGGCGTCGTTAATCCCTTTCCCGGTATCGGCACGGCGCGTATATTTCATGTCGGGTGATGTGTCGTGTCAACACGAAGAAGGAGGTAGGATGCATACCCGCAGAACCCCGGCCGGCCTGACCGGCCCGATTCTCCTGGCTTTTCTCGCCTGTCTCGCGGCGCCGGATTCGATCGCGGCGAAGGACGACGCACCGGTCTCCTTCATCTTCGCGTTTCCCGAGGAACAGACGATCACCTACGATCTCGGTCTCTCCGAGGAGACGAACTGGTCGGGGATGAGCATCACGACCAACCAGAACTACCGGATCGAGGCGACGCTCCGCGAGGTGAACGCCGATGGCGCATTCGTGATCGAGATCGCCTGCCCGGAGCTCAAGAGCTACCGGATGATCGACGACGACATGCAGGACTGGGCGCCTCCCCTGCAGCTCGAGGGCAAGTCGATCATCGCCACCGTCGGCGCCGACGGCGAACTCGTCGACATCAAGCCGGGGGGAAACATCCCCGGCATGCGGTCGCCCGGCCAGCTCCGGCCATACGCCCGCGCCGTGTTCGTCCCCCTTCCCGCGGAGCCGAAGACGGTGGGCGATTCGTGGGAGGTCGTCATCCGGCGCGACGGCAACGGCGACGACGTGCCGGCCGATGCCGAGGAAACGCCCGTCTATACGGGCACGAGCGTCTACACCTTCAAGAAGGTCCAGAAGAAGAACGGGATCGACGTCGCCTTCATCGAGATAGAATCGACGGTCGCCATCGACCGCGAGACCGAACAGGGGCGGATGACCGGCGAGAACAAGGGCAAGACGAAGGTCTACCTCGCGATCGAGGGCGGCTGGGTCGTCGAGTCGAAGTCCGAGTCGGAGTTCAAGGGCGCGATGACGGGCGACGACGGCGCGGAGCACGAGATCGTCCTCTTCACGTGGACCGAGATGAAGCTCCGGAAATAGAGAGCGGGGGCAGTGGCCGGACGGCATGACGGAGACACGGAGAAACTGCCGGAGATGGGGTTCCTCGACCACCTCGAGGAACTCCGCTCCGCCCTGATCGCCTGCCTCGTCTCCTGGGTCGCCGCCTCGATCGTTTTGTGGTTCCTCTCCCGGCACATCCTCGATTTCCTCCTCGCCGGCCTGCCGCTGGACAGCCTCTACTTCCACGCGCCGGTCGAGGCCTTCATGACCCGGCTCAAGCTCAGCTTCGTCCTGGGCTTTCTCGCGGCCTTCCCGTACATCCTCTTCCGCGTCTGGTTTTTCGTCGCGCCCGGGCTCTTCTCGCGCGAGCGCCGCTTCGTCGTGCCGCTCGTCGTCGCCTCCACGGCGCTCTTCTACGTCGGCGTCGTCTTCGCCTACTGGGTGCTCATCCCGGTCGTGCTCGCCTTCCTGCTCAAGTTCGGTACCGAGTCGCTACTGCCGCTCATCTCGATCGGCGCCTACTTCGGCTTCGTCGCGCGTCTCTGCTTCGCGTTCGGCATTGTCTTCCAGCTGCCGATCGTGATCCTGTTCCTCGTGCAGATGGGCGCCGTCTCGGCCCGCGCGCTGCTTCGCCAGTGGCGCTGGGCGATCATCGCCATCTTCGTCGTGGGGGCGCTCCTCACCCCACCCGATCCGGTTTCGCAGCTCCTGATGGCATTGCCGCTCGTCGCTCTCTTCCTCGGGAGCGCTCTCCTGGCCCTCCTCATCGAGCGCCGGCGCGAGAGGGCCGAGGCGGCGGCGGACGCGGACGGCGGGCAGGCCGATGAAATGTGAAGTGGAGCAAGGCGATAGAAGACCGGCGGCGCGGCGGCGAACTTGACAGCGCCGGCTCCCGGTGGTACCTTGAATCGGTTTCCCGGCAGACGCGGGACGCGGCCCGATTCGCGGCCGCTCCCGGCTAGTGGGCCTCCGTCCCGACTGGAAGAGATGAACGGCGAAGACATCCGCGCGCTCCAGGGGTTCCGAAGCCCGATCCGGCGGGAGCTCGACCGGCTCGAGGAACGCCTCTCGTGCCTGATCGATTCCGACACGCCGATGATCGGACGCATCTGCGAGCAGATCGCCGCCTCGCCCGGCAAGCGCATCCGCCCGGCGATGCTCTTCCTCGCGGCGAAGAGCGACGGCGGGGCGAGCGAGCACGCGGTCGACGCCGGCGCGGCGATCGAGCTGGTGCACACCGCCTCCCTGCTCCATGACGACGTTCTCGACGACCACGAGACCCGCCGCGGCAGCCTTACGGTCTACGCCTCGTGGGGCCCGAAGCTCTCGACGCTGATGGGGGATCTCCTGTATTCGAAGGCGTTCTCGCTCCTCGCGGAGATGGGGCGCCACGAGCTGCTCGGGATCCTCTCGGCGGTGACGCACGAGATGAGCGTCGGCGAGATCGTCCAGTACCAGCTCCGCCACGACATCACCGTGAACGAGGAGCGGTACATGGAGCTCATCTTCCGCAAGACCGCCTCGCTCTTCTCGGCGGCCTGCGAGTGCGGGGCCGTCCTGTCGGGGAGCTGCAACGGCAGCAGGAAGAGTCTGTCGGGCTTCGGCAACCGTCTCGGCCTCGCCTTCCAGATCACCGACGATCTCTTCGACTACCTCGCCGTGGACGAGGGGATCGGCAAGCCGACCGCCTCGGATTTCGGCGACGGCCGCGTCACCTTGCCGCTGCTCACCTCGCTGGGCAACGCGCCGGCGGCCGCGCGCGAGCGGGTCGGCGGACTCTTCAGGTGTGGCTTCGATCGCGGAAAGCACTGGGACGAGGTCGTCTCGTTCGTGCGCGAGTACGGCGGGATCGAATACGCGATAGGCCGCGCGCGCGACCTGGGGAAGGAAGCGAAGGCGTTCCTGCTCGACCTCACGCCTTCCCCCTCGCGGGACGCGCTCGGCATGGCCGCCGATTACGTCGTCGGCCGGGTCGAGCCGTACTGCCGGTGAACGGGCGGGGAGGCGAGGGGACGATGGAACCGAAGAAAGCACGATACTACGAGCAAACCGGGGACGGCGCCGTCGTCTGCCGCCTCTGTCCGAACCGTTGCCGCATCCCCGACGGGGGGAGGGGGCGGTGCCGCCTGCGCGAGAATCGCGGGGGCGTCCTTCTCGCCCGCTCCTGGGGGCGCACGGTGACGGCCGCGATCGATCCGATCGAGAAGAAACCCCTCTACCATTTCCTCCCGGGAAGCCGGATTCTCTCGATCGGCCCGAACGGCTGCACGCTCGCCTGCCGGAACTGCCAGAACTGGTCGATCTCGCAGGAAAAGTCGCCGACGAGCCTGATCGAGCCGGCCGACCTGGTGGAGCTGGCCGGGCGGGACGGATCGGTGGGCGTCGCCTTCACCTATACCGAGCCGCTGCTCTGGTTCGAATATCTCCTCGACGCCGCGCCGCTTCTCCGCGACGCGGGTCTCAAGACGGTGCTCGTGACGAACGGGTATCTCGAGGAGGAGCCCGCGCGCGAGCTGGCGCCCCTCGTCGACGCGTTCAATATCGACCTGAAGAGCATGGATGACGGGTTCTACGGCGAGATGTGCGGCGGGGCGGTCGAGCCGGTGAAGCGGTTCATCGAGATCGCCGCCGCGGTCTCGCATGTCGAGGTGACCAACCTGCTCGTGCCCGGGCTGAACGACGGAGACGGGCAGATCGAGGCGCTCGCCGCCTGGGTGGCCGGCGTCTCGCGGGAGATCCCGGTCCACTTCTCCCGCTTCTTCCCGGTCTACCGGATGACCGATCGCCCGCCGACGCCTCCAAAGCGTCTCGAGGCGGCCTACGCGATCGCGAAGCGGCATCTCGACCATGTCTACATCGGAAACATCCACGTGGAGGGCGCGGGAGACACGTACTGTCCGTCCTGCGGCGCGGTCGTCGTCGAACGGCGCGGATACGCCACGGGGCCCGTTCCGCCCGGCGGTCTCTGCCCGTCGTGCGGAGCGGCAATCAAGGGGGTCTGGTCTACGTGACGACGTTGCAGCCGAAACAGCTCGCCCGGCGGATCATCAAGCTGGCGTGGAACAAGAAGGCCGACGACATCGTCCTTCTCAACCTGAAGAAGCTGGCGAGCTTCACCGACTATTTCCTCATCTGCTCGGTCGACAGCGACATCCAGGCGCGCGTCGTCGCGGACGCCGTCGCCGGGTATCTCGACGGGGCGGGGATCGAGCATCGCGTCGAGGGCTACGAGGCGGGGCGGTGGATCCTCATCGACTGCTTCTGCGTCGTACTGCACGTCTTCAGGTCGGAAGTGAGGGAATTCTACGGGCTCGAGCGGCTCTGGGGCGACGCACCGCGGGAGGAATTCGACGATGGCGCATGAAGGAGAACACGCTCCCCGGTCGATGCGGGCCCTCGTCCGCGCCGAGATCGCGCGGGTCCTCGCCGACATGGGAGTCGAGGCTCCCGGGGGGATCATGCTCGAGCAGCCGAACGATTCCTCCCACGGCGACCTGAGCTGCAACGTCGCCCTGACCCTCGCGCGGCCGCTCCGGCGGAACCCGCGCGAGGTGGCCGCCGAGATCGTCGGCGGCCTGCGGTTCGATTCCTCGCTCGTCGACCGCGTGGAGATCGCCGGTCCGGGGTTCATCAACCTCTCGTGGTCGCCGGAATTCCTCCGTCGCGAGATCGTGCAAATCAACCGCCTCGGCGCCGCCTACGGCGATTCAAACGCGGGGGGCGGCAGGCGGATCCAGGTGGAGTACATCTCGGCGAATCCCACCGGGCCGCTCGTCATCGTCTCGGCGCGGGCGGCCGCCGTCGGGTCGGCCCTCGTCAACATCCTGCGCAAGGCGGGGTGGGAGGTCGAGGCGGAGTACTACGTCAACGACGCGGGCGCGCAGGTCGAGAAGCTCGGCCGGTCCGTGCTCGCCCGTTTCCGCGAGAAACTCGGGGAGACGGTCGATTTCCCCGAGGACGGCTACCCCGGTTCCTACCTCGTCGACATCGCCGCGGAAATCCCCCTCGACGAGGGGCGCGCCTGGCTCGGGCTCGACGAAGCCGAGGCGGCCGGACGGTTCGGCGGGGTCGCGCTCGATCGGCTCGTCGAACGGATCAAGGAGGATCTCGAACGCTTCGGCGTCCGGTTCGACGTCTTCTACCGCGAGTCGCGGCTGCACGAGGCCGGCGCGCTCGATACGGCCCTCGCGATCTACCGCGAAAACGGATCGGCCTACGAAGAGGACGGCGCCGTGTGGTTCCGCTCCTCCGTCCACGGCGACGAGAAGGACCGCGTGCTCGTCCGGAGCGACGGCACGCCGACGTACTTCCTCGCCGACGCGGCGTATCACCGCGACAAGTTCGACCGCGGCTTCGACCGCGTCATCGACATCCTCGGTCCCGATCACCACGGCTACATCGCGCGCCTCGCCGCGGCCGCCCTCGAATTCGGCGCGCCGCCCGGCTGGCTCGACGTGATGATCGTGCAGTGGGTGCGCCTTCTCGAGGACGGCAAGCAGGTGAGCATGTCCAAGCGCGCCGGCGAGTTCGTCACCCTGCGCGATCTCGTCGAGGACGTCGGGGTGGACGCGGCGAAATTCTTCTTTTTGATGCGCAAGACGAACGCGCATCTCGATTTCAACCTGACGCTGGCCCGGGAGCAGTCGGAGGAGAATCCCGTCTACTACGTCCAGTACGCCCACGCCCGGATCTCGAGCGTCATCGCGTACGCGCGCGAGCAGGGCGTCGACATCCCCGAGGACGAGAGCTGCGTCTCGAAGCTCGGGGAGCCGGAGGAGATCGATCTCATGCGGCGCGTCGTCACCTTCCCGCAGGTCGTCGAGGGGGCGGCCGAGGCCGGGGAGCCCCATCGGCTCACCGGCTACGCGCGCGATCTCGCCGCGGGATTCCATCGCTTCTACCATGTCTGCAGGATCGTCTCCGGGGATACCGGGCGCAGCGGCGCGCGGCTGCTCCTCGCCGAGGCGACGCGGATCGTCCTCGCCGAGTCGCTCCGGCTCCTCGGCGTGTCCGCACCGGAAAAGATGTAGCGGATCCCGGCCCCGCCCGGCGGGCGTCGCCGGCCTCCGCTCGAAAGGAGATACATGAGCATCGTCGTCGTCGGTTCCGTCGCGCTCGATACGATCGAGACGCCGCGGGGGCGGGTCGAGCGCGCCCTCGGCGGCTCCGCGGTCTACTTCTCGCTCGCGGCGAGCTACTTCACCCGCGTCCGTCTCGTCGGCGTCGTCGGCGACGACTTCGAGGACAGCCACCGGGCAGAGCTCTCCCGCCACGGCATCGACCTCGCCGGGCTCGAGACGGTCTCCGGCGGCCGCACCTTCTTCTGGGAGGGGCGCTATCACGAGGATCCGAACATCAGGGACACCCTCGTCACCGAGCTCAACGTCTTCGAGACGTTCCAGCCGCGGATCCCCGACGACTGGCGGGAGACGGAGTGGCTCTTCCTCGGGAACATCGATCCCGACCTGCAGCTCCTCGTGCTCGAGGCGGCGGGGAAGAAGGCGACTGTCGCGTGCGACACGATGAACTACTGGATCGAGGGAAAGCCCGACCGGCTCCGCGACGTTCTCGAGCATGTCGACATCCTGTTCGTCAACGACGAGGAGGCCCGGCAGCTCAGCGGCGAGACGAACCTTCGCCTCGCGGCCCGCGCGATCCTCGGGATGGGCCCCACCGCCGTCGTCGTCAAGAAGGGCGAACACGGCGCCTTCCTCTTCACGGGCACCTTCGACTGCTTCGCGCCGGCCTACCTGCTCCACGACGTCGTCGATCCGACGGGCGCGGGAGACAGCTTCGCCGGCGGATTCCTCGGCTACCTCGCCGGGGTGGACCGCCCCGACGACGAGAATCTCCGCCGGGCGATGTACCACGGCGCGGTCACGGCGAGCTTCGCCTGCGAGTCCTTTTCCGTCGAGCGGCTCGGCGGACTGACCTCCGCCCTGATCGACGGCCGATTCGACGAGCTCGCGGAAATGGTCCGCGTCTCCAGCCCCGAGGGGAGGGAGAAGTAACCGCCAGCAAATGAATCCGTTCCGGCGTTCAACCTCCAGAGAGGGCATCGGTACGCGCCAGAAACGCGCTTCTTGAGTCCAGCAACATTTTGTGATATAATACATTACACGCGTACCGGAAACAGGAGGAGGACGCCGGGTGCCGACAGACATGCCAGAACGGGAATTCATTGAAAAAGCGGAAGATCTGGTCACGCGACTGCGCGACGTCCAGACGTGCCGCATCTCGAGCGACGGGAAGGGATCGATCTCCGAGATCCACGTCGTCGCCACGAGCGACCGTCCCGCGAAGATGATCGCACGGGACGTGGAGACCTGTCTCAAGGCCGAACTGGCCTGCGAGATCGATTACCGCAAGATCGGCGTCGTCCTCATCGATCCGCCGCGCGAGGCTGCCCGCCCGCAGCCCGCTCTCGTGGAGGAGGATCCGCCCCCGATCGATCTGACCGACGTCGTCGACGACGCCGTCGACGACCGGTTCGCCGAGACGGGGGAACGCCCCTTCCGCGTGGTCGCAGGGGACGCGCCCGCCGCCGGCCAGGCGCCCGAAGCCGGCGATGCGCCTCGCCTCGAATTCCTGGAAAACGACGTCCGTCCGGTCTTCGAGGGGCTGACGATCAATCTCGGGGGCGACCGGGTCGACGTTGAGGTCCGGCTCTCCCGGTCCGATCTCGAGGTGGTCGGCTGTCTCGGCGGTCCCCGGCGGGGCGGACCGGACTACGGCACGATCGCCGGCGCCACGCTCCACGCGCTCGTCGAGCTCCTCGACGAGGACTTCGATCTCTGCCTCTCGGGGATCGACGAGGTCGTCGTCGCCGGCCGGCAGACGATCTTCGCGGTCGTCGACGTGGTCGACGGCCGGTCGGTCCGCCCGTACGCAGGGTGCGCATTCACCGGCCGGGATCCGAACGAGGCGGTCGTCCTCGCCGTCCTGGACGCCGTCAATCGTCCGTTCTGCCGCTGGCGCCCGAAGAGGGAAATTCACTATACCATCAGGTAGGCAAACGGGTTATATTTCTGCTCGACGACCGTCGCGGTTCCGCTGAGCGCGGAGCCGGTCCCGCGTGCGCGCGTCCCGCCCCGATTGGCACGGATACTGCAAAGTAACGGGTGCCGTCCACATCCGGCGCCGGGGGGGCGATCGAAGCCGGTACAATCGTCGACAGGTGAAACGTGGCTACGGAATTCAACACGGCCGGCCGGGGCTTCAAGATTTACTACACCGTCTACGTGCTGGCGGGGCTGGCGCTGTTCGTCTACCTGATGCGGGACTTTCCCGCCGACCGCTGGCGCGACCTCGTCCTCTTCATCACCCTGATGGTGATCGCCGACTCGGTGCAGACCAACCTGCCGAAGGGCGGCGCCTCGATCTACGCATCGTCGGTGATCGACATCGCCGGGATCATCCTCTTCGGTCCCGCGTTCATGGCCGTCGTCGAGGCGGTCGCCACGGTGATCAACGAGGCGCTCGTCCAGCGCCGGCCGCTGATCAAGGTGATATTCAACGTCCCGCTCCTCGTGATGACCGTCGGGTCGGCGGGGCTCGTCTACCGGCTGTTCGGGGAACTCGGCGACATCGGCACGCCCCTCTTCCTCCTGCCGCTCTTCGTGGCGGGGATCGTCTACTACCTCGTCAACACCTGGTCGGTGACGTTCATCATCGCTCTCGACGACAAGCGGAACCCGCTCCACGTCTGGCGGCAGAACTATCTCTGGAACCTGCCGCACATTCTGGCCTTCCTGCCGATCGGCGCGGTCATGGCCCTGCTCTACACCAACTCGGGCGTCTGGACGATCGCACTGTTCATCATCCCCCTCTACCTCGCCAGGCACACCTACCAGCTCTACATGGACATGCGCGACACCCACATCAACACGGTGGCCGCGCTCACCTCGGCCCTCGACGCATCCGATCCCTTCACCCACGGGCATTCCTACCGCGTCTCGCGATACGCCCTGCGGATCGGGCGCGAGATGGGGCTCTCGTCGCGCGACATGGAGATGCTCGAGTACGCGGCCCTGCTCCACGACATCGGCAAGATCTCGGTGCAGAACGACATCCTGCTCAAGGTCGGTCCCCTGACCGAGGAGGAATGGCGCGTGCTGCGCTCGCATCCCAACATCGGGGCCGATATCGTCGAGCAGCTGAAGTTCCTCCGCGAGGCGGCCGACATCATCCGCTGCCACCACGAACGGCCCGACGGCACGGGGTATCCGCGCGGGCTGCGCGGCGACGGGATCCCGCTGCTCGCCCACATCATGAACGTCGTCGACGCCTTCGACGCGATGTCCTCCGATCGTCCCTACCGCAAGGCGCTCCCGATCGACCGGGTGATCGAGGAGCTCGAGACCTACCGCGGGGCGCAGTTCCACGCCGAGTCGGTCGACATCCTCATCGATCTCTATCGCCGCGGCGAGTTCCCGATCATCGTCGAGGCCGACGCCACCACCGAGATCTACAATTCCCTCGTCGAGCACGTCCAGGTCTGATCCGCCGCGCGGCCAACCCGGCCCCGTCCGCCGGGGAATTTGCGCGTGGACTCCCCGCCGGATTCCCGCTACTATCCCATCGACCCGCCGGCGCGGCGGGCTGGGCATTCGCGAGAAAGGAACGGCGGACGTGAGTTCGAAATACAGGGAATCGGGCGTCGACATCGACGCGGCCGGCGAGGCCATGCGGCGGATCAGGGACGACGTGAAGGGAACGTGGAGCGGGGCCGTCCTGGGAGACGTCGGCAACTTCGGCGGCCTCTTCGAGGTGCCGGGCGGCATCAGCCGCCCCGTGCTCGTCTCGAGCGTCGACGGCGTCGGGACGAAGCTCCGCGTCGCCTTCATGGCCGGCCGCCACGACACGGTGGGCGAGGATCTCGTCAACCACTGCGTGAACGACATCCTCGTGCAGGGCGCCGAGCCCCTCTTCTTCCTCGACTACTTCGGCTGCGGCGCGCTCGATCCGTCGGTCCTCCACGACGTCGTCTCCGGCCTGGCCCGCGGGTGCCGGGCGAACGGATGCGCGCTCATCGGGGGCGAGACGGCCGAGATGCCGGGATTCTACGAAGCCGGGGAATACGATCTCGCCGGGTGCATCGTGGGCATCGTTTCGCGGGACGCCGTCATCGACGGATCGGCGATCGGTCCGGGCGACGAGGTCTGGGGCTTCCCCTCGAGCGGCCTGCACACGAACGGCTACTCGCTCGCCCGCCGGATCGTCTTCGAGGAGGCCGGGCTCGGCGTCGACGACGAGGTGCCCGGCACGGGGAAGAGCGTCGCGGACGCGCTCCTGGCCGTCCACCGATCCTATCTCCCCGAGTACCGGGCGCTGCGCGACCGGACGGAGATACGCGGCCTCGCGCACATCACCGGCGGCGGTCTCCTCGACAACATCCCGCGCGTCCTTCCCGCCGGCAGCCGCGTCGAGATCGACACGGCGAGCTGGGAGGCGCCGCCCCTCTTCCGGTGGCTCGGCGAGCGGGGCGGCGTGGAACGCGACGAGATGTACCGCGTCTTCAACATGGGTGTCGGCATGGTGATGATCGTTTCCCCCGGCGCCGGGGAATCCTTCGAAGACGCCGATCTGCGCTGGCGTCCGTCACGAATCGGGCGGGTGGTCGCCGGAGAGCCCGGCGTCGATCTGCGCTGATCGATCGGGAGGGGACCATGAGGGAATTCCAGCGACCGCGCGTGCTCGCGAGCAAATGCCTCGAGTTCGATTCCTGCCGGTACAACGGGCTCAAGATCGCCTCGCCGGTGATCAAGGTCATGCTGCCCCTCGTCGATTTCGAGCCGGTCTGTCCCGAGATGGAGATCGGGCTCGGCGTGCCGCGCGAGCCGATCCGCGTTCTTCTCGACGGCGGCCGGCGACGCCTCGTGCAGCCCTCGACGGGTCTGGACGTCACCGCCGCGATGAACGATTTCTGCCGCGGCTTTCTCGACCGGCTCGGGGCTGTCGACGGCGTCATGCTGAAGAGCCGGTCCCCGTCCTGCGGCATCAAGGACGTCAAGATCTACCCCGCAACCGACGCGAAGACGGCCAGCGAGCGGGGGGTCGGCTTCTTCGGCGCGGCCGTCATCGAGCGGATGCCGCTGATCGCGGTCGAGGACGAGGGCCGACTCACCAATTTCCGGCTCCGCGAGCATTTTTTCACGCGGATCTACACGTCGGCGGAGTTCCGCCGGATCGCCGCGGCGCGGCGGATGAAGGATCTCGTCGGGTTCCAGGCGCGACACAAGCTGATGCTGATGGCGTACAACCAGAAGGAGATGCGCGTCCTCGGCCGGATCGTCGCCAATCCCGACCGCGAGCCAGCCGGCGAGGTCTTCCGCCGGTACGGCGAGCATCTCGCCGTGGCCATGCAGGCGCCGCCGCGGTACACATCGAACATCAACGTGCTGATGCACGCATTCGGTTATTTCGGCAAGCAGCTCGCCGCGCGGGAGAAGGCCTTCTTCCTCGACAGCCTCCAGCAGTACCGCGACGGAAAGGTTCCCCTGAGCGTCTGCCAGAACATCGTGATGGCCTGGATCGTCCGTTTCGGCGAGCCCTACCTGGCCGACCAGACCTTCTTCCAGCCCTATCCGTCGGGGCTCGTCGAGATCTCCGATTCGGGGAAGGGACGCAAGCTCTCCCGCTGATTCTCCGCCGCCAGGAGAGGACGCGGCCGTCGGATCGCGCCGCCGGGGTGACGCGCGGTCTCGCGCCGCCGCCGGTCGCTCCCGGCGCGGGATGCGGCGAGGTCCGGGGGGATCACGGCTCGGTATGCCGGATTTCGGGGGTTTTCGGGGGGAATTGACCGCTTTCCGGCGCTCCCCGGCGGGGGATCGAGACCGCCCCGATCGGCTTCCCGGTGATTCTTGACACGGATAGAACGTGGTGCTACCATGCGGCCATCGGAATTTTCCGATTGTTTGCGTGGCCTGCACCTTATATTATTCTCTAAACCGGCACGTAAACGAAACATATAGCCACACGGGCTAGCGAGAGGAGAGGGTAATGCTGACCATCACGCAACGTGATGCGGGTGGAGTGATCGTTCTTGACCTCGCCGGGCAGATCGACGGCGGCCCCGAATCCGAGAAGATCCAGGAGATCATCAAGTCGTATCTCGAGAAGGGGACCAAGAAATTCGTCCTGAATCTCGCTGAGGTCAAGTGGCTGAACTCACTGGGCGCCGGCGTCATGATCGCCTCATACGTCTCCGCCAAGCGGGATGAGGCGATCATGAAGATCTTCGCCGTCTCCGATCGTGTCGGCCTCGTTCTCAAGACGTCCGGCCTCATCCCCGAGGTCTTCGACACATTCGATTCCGAGCAGGAGGCGCTGGACAGCTTCAAGTAGGATTCCGATCATCGATTCGCTCTCACAGAGGTAGGCGTCATGAAGATCAAGCAGAAAGAGGTCGACGGTGTGACCGTCCTCGAGTTGTCCGGCGAGATGTACGGCGGTCCGGATAACATGCAGCTGGTGGACCTGGTCTCGCAGCTCGCGTCGGAGAAGAAGCTCGACCTGGCCATCAACCTGGGGAAGGTGAAGTGGATCTCGAGCACCGGCCTCGGCATCCTCGTCTCCGCCCGTTCCCGTTTCGCGAAGGAAGGCGGCGTGATCAAGCTCTGCCATCCCAACGACCGCGTTCTGGGCATCCTCCAGGTCACCCGGCTCAACCTGATCTTCGACGTGTTCGCCTCGGAGAAGGAAGCGATCGAGTCGCTGAAGAAATAGCCGCCCGAGAGCGACGACACGGGCCGGGGCCGCCATGCGGCGCCGGCCCTTTTTTTCCCGTACCCGGGGAGGTCGGACAGATGAAGAGACTCGCCGTGATCGCCCTCGTCCTGTTCGCGGCCGCGGCCGCGGGGGCGGACGTGCTCACGATCGACCGGTTTCTCGGCATGACCCGTTGCGCCGACCCGCAGATCTCGCCCGACGGCCTGGCCGTCGCGTTCACCGTCTCCGTGCCCGATCTCGACGCGAACCGCAACCGGACCCACATCTGGGTGGCGAGTCTGCCCGGGGGGGAGCCGCGGCAGCTCACCGCCGGCGACGGAGCCGATGTCCATCCCCGGTGGTCGCCGGACAACTCGCACCTCGCCTTCGTCTCCACGCGGGGCGGATCGCCGCAGGTCTGGACGATCCCCGTACACGGCGGCGAGGCCACGCGGGTGACGGACATCTCGACGGGAGCGCACGATCCGGTCTGGTCGCCGTGCGGCCGGTACATCCTCTTCTACTCCTTCGTCGATCCGGGCTGCCCGGACGATTCCTGCAACGCGGCCCGGGCGCGGGAACGCGAGGAGAGCCCCGTCAAGGCGCGCGTGATCGACCGGCTCCTCTACCGGCACTGGGACACGTGGAAGGAAGGACGGCGGAACCACCTCTTCCTCGTCGAGGCGGCCGGCGGCGA
This region includes:
- a CDS encoding arginine--tRNA ligase; protein product: MAHEGEHAPRSMRALVRAEIARVLADMGVEAPGGIMLEQPNDSSHGDLSCNVALTLARPLRRNPREVAAEIVGGLRFDSSLVDRVEIAGPGFINLSWSPEFLRREIVQINRLGAAYGDSNAGGGRRIQVEYISANPTGPLVIVSARAAAVGSALVNILRKAGWEVEAEYYVNDAGAQVEKLGRSVLARFREKLGETVDFPEDGYPGSYLVDIAAEIPLDEGRAWLGLDEAEAAGRFGGVALDRLVERIKEDLERFGVRFDVFYRESRLHEAGALDTALAIYRENGSAYEEDGAVWFRSSVHGDEKDRVLVRSDGTPTYFLADAAYHRDKFDRGFDRVIDILGPDHHGYIARLAAAALEFGAPPGWLDVMIVQWVRLLEDGKQVSMSKRAGEFVTLRDLVEDVGVDAAKFFFLMRKTNAHLDFNLTLAREQSEENPVYYVQYAHARISSVIAYAREQGVDIPEDESCVSKLGEPEEIDLMRRVVTFPQVVEGAAEAGEPHRLTGYARDLAAGFHRFYHVCRIVSGDTGRSGARLLLAEATRIVLAESLRLLGVSAPEKM
- the amrS gene encoding AmmeMemoRadiSam system radical SAM enzyme yields the protein MEPKKARYYEQTGDGAVVCRLCPNRCRIPDGGRGRCRLRENRGGVLLARSWGRTVTAAIDPIEKKPLYHFLPGSRILSIGPNGCTLACRNCQNWSISQEKSPTSLIEPADLVELAGRDGSVGVAFTYTEPLLWFEYLLDAAPLLRDAGLKTVLVTNGYLEEEPARELAPLVDAFNIDLKSMDDGFYGEMCGGAVEPVKRFIEIAAAVSHVEVTNLLVPGLNDGDGQIEALAAWVAGVSREIPVHFSRFFPVYRMTDRPPTPPKRLEAAYAIAKRHLDHVYIGNIHVEGAGDTYCPSCGAVVVERRGYATGPVPPGGLCPSCGAAIKGVWST
- a CDS encoding polyprenyl synthetase family protein, with the translated sequence MNGEDIRALQGFRSPIRRELDRLEERLSCLIDSDTPMIGRICEQIAASPGKRIRPAMLFLAAKSDGGASEHAVDAGAAIELVHTASLLHDDVLDDHETRRGSLTVYASWGPKLSTLMGDLLYSKAFSLLAEMGRHELLGILSAVTHEMSVGEIVQYQLRHDITVNEERYMELIFRKTASLFSAACECGAVLSGSCNGSRKSLSGFGNRLGLAFQITDDLFDYLAVDEGIGKPTASDFGDGRVTLPLLTSLGNAPAAARERVGGLFRCGFDRGKHWDEVVSFVREYGGIEYAIGRARDLGKEAKAFLLDLTPSPSRDALGMAADYVVGRVEPYCR
- a CDS encoding sugar kinase, producing MSIVVVGSVALDTIETPRGRVERALGGSAVYFSLAASYFTRVRLVGVVGDDFEDSHRAELSRHGIDLAGLETVSGGRTFFWEGRYHEDPNIRDTLVTELNVFETFQPRIPDDWRETEWLFLGNIDPDLQLLVLEAAGKKATVACDTMNYWIEGKPDRLRDVLEHVDILFVNDEEARQLSGETNLRLAARAILGMGPTAVVVKKGEHGAFLFTGTFDCFAPAYLLHDVVDPTGAGDSFAGGFLGYLAGVDRPDDENLRRAMYHGAVTASFACESFSVERLGGLTSALIDGRFDELAEMVRVSSPEGREK
- the tatC gene encoding twin-arginine translocase subunit TatC; the protein is MAGRHDGDTEKLPEMGFLDHLEELRSALIACLVSWVAASIVLWFLSRHILDFLLAGLPLDSLYFHAPVEAFMTRLKLSFVLGFLAAFPYILFRVWFFVAPGLFSRERRFVVPLVVASTALFYVGVVFAYWVLIPVVLAFLLKFGTESLLPLISIGAYFGFVARLCFAFGIVFQLPIVILFLVQMGAVSARALLRQWRWAIIAIFVVGALLTPPDPVSQLLMALPLVALFLGSALLALLIERRRERAEAAADADGGQADEM
- the rsfS gene encoding ribosome silencing factor — its product is MTTLQPKQLARRIIKLAWNKKADDIVLLNLKKLASFTDYFLICSVDSDIQARVVADAVAGYLDGAGIEHRVEGYEAGRWILIDCFCVVLHVFRSEVREFYGLERLWGDAPREEFDDGA